The Amycolatopsis sp. 195334CR genome window below encodes:
- a CDS encoding nitrate- and nitrite sensing domain-containing protein yields the protein MTGDPGGRWRLRNWRLRTKLFAVLLIPSVAIIALVGLRVRLDLGEAGRLAEAATRVRVDTTVAELTHRLQRERDLTVRFVATGRKTGIEELRGQRDKVNESLGAFERALSDDESRLAPEVAADFRQLRDQLGGLTGLRYAGEFSNFPPDSVLRSYSDLITATLTVGDQSAAEITDPELARLRLAVNALAKVKDTMSVKRAVLADALAQGSLSVDRTRALLGAEAEFDAAREDFRQFATPEQRRMYDDTVLGMVVDNGNNMVESVLRRSEANQPLTGLDPIQWDIASTYTINLVRQVEDALQQNSQSRTEALAATARASAIRDSAIVLGVVLIGGVLAVIVTRSLLRSLRILRRSALEVAEHQLPAAVEGILTDPEPPHPGTPSAPRIAPVPVFSKEELGQVARAFDAVHGEAVRLAGEQARLRENVNSMFVNLSRRSQELVERQLSVLDRMEADEQDPEILGGLFELDHLATRMRRNSENLLVLSGTDPAREVAGPVSADEIVGAALSEVEHYQRIELPAAPELTVRAEAVSDLVHVISELLENATAYSPPATMVSVVSTLLDDGAWKIDIVDRGSGMAEAEVRRTNARLAEPPKVDVEVSRRMGLYVVARLSTRHRISVRLANRRSGGMTATVVVPPELVSAAAPVSLLPPEPVAALPVLNGPAAEVVVAPPERQPDPDPYQPEPSYEPESEPEPYQPDAEPRQSESYQSEPFYEPEPEPEPFSEYEPEPEWPAEPVAEEAHEAYPAHAVAEPRDAYEVAEAHDAYEPDWPEYDPEPPEPRRPVEPPTRAPVYQAPPDWPTEDDAHLDDEAGIDGPTERMPAYAEVLTRWFRDDEGAADERTAKHARASAEQAVLTLSPDAVRGRMASLQNGFERGRYVRDRQREKGYE from the coding sequence TTGACCGGGGACCCCGGCGGCCGCTGGCGGCTGCGGAACTGGCGTCTGCGCACCAAGCTCTTCGCCGTGCTGCTGATCCCGTCGGTGGCGATCATCGCACTGGTCGGCCTGCGCGTGCGGCTCGATCTCGGCGAGGCGGGCAGGCTCGCCGAAGCGGCCACGCGGGTGCGCGTGGACACCACCGTCGCCGAGCTGACCCACCGGCTGCAGCGCGAGCGCGACCTCACCGTCCGCTTTGTCGCCACTGGGCGGAAAACCGGCATCGAGGAGTTGCGCGGCCAGCGCGACAAGGTCAACGAATCGCTGGGTGCGTTCGAACGTGCGCTGAGCGATGACGAATCCCGGCTGGCGCCCGAAGTGGCTGCCGATTTCCGCCAACTGCGCGATCAGCTGGGCGGGCTGACCGGGCTGCGTTATGCCGGGGAGTTCTCCAATTTCCCGCCGGATTCGGTGCTCCGCTCCTACAGCGACCTGATCACCGCCACGCTCACCGTCGGTGATCAATCCGCTGCCGAGATCACCGATCCGGAACTGGCCAGGCTGCGACTGGCGGTGAACGCGCTGGCCAAGGTGAAGGACACCATGTCGGTCAAGCGCGCGGTGCTCGCCGACGCGCTCGCGCAGGGCTCGCTCAGCGTGGACCGCACGCGCGCACTGCTCGGCGCGGAGGCCGAATTCGACGCCGCGCGCGAGGATTTCCGCCAGTTCGCCACCCCCGAGCAACGCCGGATGTACGACGACACGGTGCTCGGCATGGTGGTCGACAACGGCAACAACATGGTCGAGTCGGTGCTGCGCCGGTCCGAGGCGAACCAGCCGCTGACCGGCCTGGATCCCATTCAGTGGGATATCGCGTCGACCTACACCATCAACCTGGTGCGCCAGGTGGAGGACGCGCTGCAGCAGAACAGCCAGTCCCGCACCGAGGCGCTGGCCGCCACCGCGCGGGCCTCGGCCATCCGCGACTCGGCGATCGTGCTCGGCGTGGTGCTGATCGGCGGGGTGCTCGCGGTGATCGTGACGCGCTCGCTGCTGCGGTCGCTGCGGATCCTGCGCCGCAGCGCGCTGGAGGTCGCCGAGCACCAGCTGCCCGCGGCGGTGGAGGGCATCCTCACCGACCCGGAGCCGCCGCACCCCGGCACGCCGTCGGCACCGCGGATCGCGCCGGTGCCGGTGTTCAGCAAGGAGGAGCTGGGGCAGGTCGCGCGGGCCTTCGACGCGGTGCACGGCGAGGCCGTGCGGCTGGCCGGGGAACAGGCGCGGTTGCGGGAGAACGTCAACTCGATGTTCGTCAACCTTTCACGCCGCAGCCAGGAACTGGTGGAGCGGCAACTGTCCGTGCTGGACCGGATGGAGGCCGACGAGCAGGACCCGGAGATCCTCGGTGGTCTGTTCGAACTGGACCACCTCGCCACCCGGATGCGCCGCAACAGCGAGAACCTGCTGGTGCTCTCGGGCACCGACCCGGCGCGCGAGGTGGCCGGCCCGGTCAGCGCGGACGAGATCGTCGGCGCCGCGCTGTCGGAGGTCGAGCACTACCAGCGCATCGAACTGCCCGCGGCGCCGGAGCTGACCGTGCGCGCGGAGGCGGTCAGCGATCTGGTGCACGTGATCTCGGAGCTGCTGGAGAACGCGACCGCGTACTCGCCGCCGGCCACCATGGTCTCGGTGGTCAGCACGCTGCTCGACGATGGCGCGTGGAAGATCGACATCGTGGACCGGGGCAGCGGCATGGCCGAGGCGGAGGTCCGGCGCACCAACGCGCGGCTGGCCGAACCGCCCAAGGTGGACGTCGAGGTGTCGCGGCGGATGGGGCTGTACGTGGTGGCGCGGTTGTCCACCCGGCACCGGATCAGCGTGCGGCTGGCCAACCGGCGCAGTGGTGGGATGACCGCGACGGTGGTGGTACCACCGGAACTGGTCAGCGCGGCCGCCCCGGTTTCGCTGCTGCCGCCCGAGCCGGTGGCGGCGCTGCCGGTGCTGAACGGGCCCGCCGCGGAGGTCGTGGTGGCCCCGCCGGAGCGGCAGCCGGACCCCGACCCTTACCAGCCGGAGCCGTCCTACGAGCCGGAGTCGGAACCCGAGCCGTACCAGCCAGACGCCGAGCCGCGCCAGTCGGAGTCGTACCAGTCGGAGCCGTTCTACGAGCCGGAGCCCGAGCCCGAGCCGTTCTCCGAGTACGAGCCGGAGCCGGAGTGGCCCGCCGAGCCGGTCGCCGAGGAGGCCCACGAGGCCTACCCGGCCCACGCGGTCGCCGAGCCACGCGACGCCTACGAGGTCGCCGAGGCCCACGACGCCTACGAGCCCGACTGGCCCGAGTACGACCCCGAGCCCCCCGAACCGCGCCGGCCGGTGGAGCCGCCGACCCGGGCGCCGGTGTACCAGGCACCGCCGGACTGGCCGACCGAGGACGACGCCCACCTCGACGACGAAGCGGGCATCGACGGCCCGACCGAGCGCATGCCCGCCTACGCCGAGGTGCTCACCCGCTGGTTCCGCGACGACGAAGGCGCGGCCGACGAGCGCACGGCCAAGCACGCGCGCGCGAGCGCGGAACAGGCGGTACTGACGCTGAGCCCGGATGCCGTGCGCGGAAGAATGGCGAGTCTGCAGAACGGCTTCGAGCGCGGCCGCTACGTGCGCGACCGGCAACGGGAGAAGGGGTACGAGTGA
- a CDS encoding ABC transporter substrate-binding protein, which yields MGTGARRAFPALLIVLLTVALGGCSAFEQNPQATPAAPERNTLRVGVGNPIESAPLRMAVADGTFTAAGLKIELVEQADAGDGLGKLAAGDLDVAFGRDVELFKAAGNGVALQLQGEAYTAGAKTMALVTLPDSAYNTPTAKRSPTIAVDTLDGLGTLTSRSVLATAGVDVNRIRFTQRAPDEMLSTLRDGDADAAWLVEPQITLAQQEFGAKVLADTARGATLEFPVSAYASNAVFAQANPRTLALFRTLLNQAQQKAADPAIVRQALPAFAGINANTAALVSLGSYPSSLSGVRLQRVADLMHSAGVLKQRLDVQSLLPAPG from the coding sequence ATGGGCACCGGAGCGCGGCGAGCTTTCCCGGCGCTGCTGATCGTCCTGCTCACGGTCGCGCTCGGTGGCTGCTCGGCCTTCGAGCAGAACCCGCAGGCCACCCCGGCGGCACCCGAGCGGAACACTCTCCGTGTCGGTGTGGGTAACCCGATCGAGAGCGCCCCGTTGCGGATGGCGGTCGCCGACGGCACCTTCACCGCGGCCGGGCTCAAGATCGAACTGGTCGAGCAGGCCGACGCGGGCGACGGGCTCGGCAAGCTCGCCGCCGGTGACCTCGACGTCGCGTTCGGTCGCGACGTCGAACTGTTCAAGGCCGCCGGAAACGGTGTGGCGCTTCAACTCCAGGGCGAGGCGTACACCGCGGGCGCGAAGACCATGGCGCTGGTGACGCTGCCCGACTCGGCCTACAACACACCCACCGCGAAGCGCTCGCCGACGATCGCGGTGGACACCTTGGACGGACTCGGCACGCTGACCAGCCGCTCGGTGCTGGCCACCGCCGGGGTGGACGTGAACCGCATCAGGTTCACCCAGCGTGCGCCCGACGAGATGCTGTCCACATTGCGGGACGGCGACGCGGACGCCGCCTGGCTCGTCGAACCGCAGATCACCCTGGCGCAGCAGGAGTTCGGTGCGAAGGTGCTGGCCGACACCGCCCGCGGCGCGACACTGGAGTTCCCGGTTTCCGCGTACGCGTCGAACGCGGTGTTCGCGCAGGCCAACCCGCGCACCCTGGCGTTGTTCCGCACGCTGCTCAACCAGGCGCAGCAGAAGGCGGCGGACCCGGCCATCGTGCGGCAGGCGCTGCCCGCGTTCGCCGGGATCAACGCCAACACCGCCGCGCTGGTCTCGCTGGGCAGCTACCCCAGCTCGCTGAGCGGGGTGCGCCTGCAACGGGTCGCGGACCTGATGCACAGCGCGGGCGTGCTGAAGCAACGGCTGGACGTGCAGTCCCTGCTCCCCGCCCCCGGCTGA
- a CDS encoding TetR/AcrR family transcriptional regulator, producing MAEQLGLRERKKQLTRRLISDTAIDLFLASGFDSVSVAEVADAAEVSKRTLFAYFPTKEDLVVHRYAHHEGENAEVVRRRTARQTPLIALRAHFLDGLLRRDPVTGLNDDPNQIALYAMVTATPSLAARLLQFYEGSERELVKELVGGDGADELIARLAAAQIVATQRTLLMDNIRRLTNGARASDAYPDAVADARKAFKLLRSGLAEFGLG from the coding sequence GTGGCTGAACAGTTGGGCCTCCGGGAGCGCAAGAAGCAACTGACGCGCAGGCTCATCTCCGACACCGCGATCGACCTGTTCCTCGCTTCGGGGTTCGACTCGGTCTCGGTGGCCGAGGTGGCCGACGCGGCAGAGGTTTCCAAGCGCACCCTGTTCGCCTACTTCCCGACCAAAGAGGACCTGGTGGTCCACCGCTACGCCCACCACGAGGGCGAGAACGCGGAGGTGGTGCGCCGTCGCACGGCGCGGCAGACGCCGCTGATCGCGCTGCGGGCGCACTTCCTCGACGGCCTGCTGCGGCGTGACCCGGTCACCGGCCTCAACGACGACCCGAACCAGATCGCGCTGTACGCGATGGTGACCGCGACGCCGAGCCTGGCCGCGCGGCTGCTGCAGTTCTACGAGGGCAGCGAGCGGGAGCTGGTGAAGGAACTGGTCGGCGGGGACGGTGCCGACGAGCTGATCGCCCGGCTCGCCGCCGCGCAGATCGTGGCCACGCAGCGGACCTTGCTGATGGACAACATCCGCCGGCTGACGAACGGCGCCCGTGCCTCGGACGCCTACCCGGACGCCGTCGCGGACGCCCGCAAGGCCTTCAAGCTCCTCCGCAGCGGCCTGGCCGAGTTCGGCCTGGGCTGA
- a CDS encoding DNA repair helicase XPB, with translation MTDGPLIVQSDKTVLLEVDHPRAEDARIAIAPFAELERAPEHVHTYRVTPLALWNARAAGHDAEQVVDALTTYSRFPVPQPLLIDVVDTMARFGRLQITNHPAHGLVMTTTDRAVLEEVSRSKKISPMLGTRLDPDTVVVHPSERGRLKQLLLKVGWPAEDLAGYVDGEAHPIDLDENGWQLREYQRQAAQAFFKGGSGVVVLPCGAGKTLVGAAAMAHAKATTLILVTNTVAGRQWKRELVARTSLTEDEIGEYSGEKKEVRPVTIATYQVITRKSKGEYKHLELFDTRDWGLVVYDEVHLLPAPVFRMTADLQSRRRLGLTATLVREDGREGDVFSLIGPKRYDVPWRDIEAQGWIAPAECVEVRVTLTDNERLLYATAEPEERYKIAATADTKTPVIKSIVDRHRGEPTLIIGAYLDQLELLGAELDAPVIQGATRNKEREELFDKFRRGEIDTLVVSKVANFSIDLPEASVAIQISGTFGSRQEEAQRLGRLLRPKADGRQAHFYSVVARDTVDTEYAAHRQRFLAEQGYAYTIRDADDLREGR, from the coding sequence GTGACCGATGGCCCGTTGATCGTGCAATCCGACAAGACCGTGCTGCTCGAGGTCGACCACCCGCGGGCGGAGGACGCCCGGATCGCGATCGCGCCGTTCGCCGAGCTCGAGCGCGCCCCCGAACACGTCCACACCTACCGGGTCACCCCGCTGGCGCTGTGGAACGCGCGTGCCGCCGGGCACGACGCCGAGCAGGTGGTCGACGCGCTGACCACCTACTCGCGGTTCCCGGTGCCGCAACCGCTGCTGATCGACGTGGTGGACACGATGGCCCGCTTCGGCAGGCTCCAGATCACCAACCACCCGGCGCACGGGCTGGTGATGACCACCACCGACCGCGCGGTGCTGGAGGAGGTGTCCCGCAGCAAGAAGATCAGCCCGATGCTGGGCACGCGGCTCGACCCGGACACCGTGGTGGTGCACCCGTCCGAGCGCGGGCGGCTCAAGCAGCTGCTGCTCAAGGTCGGCTGGCCCGCCGAAGACCTCGCCGGGTACGTCGACGGCGAAGCGCACCCGATCGACCTCGACGAGAACGGCTGGCAGCTGCGCGAGTACCAGCGCCAGGCCGCGCAGGCCTTCTTCAAGGGCGGCTCCGGCGTGGTCGTGCTGCCGTGCGGCGCGGGCAAGACCCTGGTCGGCGCGGCGGCGATGGCGCACGCCAAGGCGACCACGCTGATCCTGGTCACCAACACCGTGGCCGGGCGGCAGTGGAAGCGCGAACTGGTCGCGCGGACCTCGCTCACCGAGGACGAGATCGGCGAGTACTCCGGGGAGAAGAAGGAGGTCCGCCCGGTCACCATCGCCACGTACCAGGTGATCACCCGCAAGTCGAAGGGCGAGTACAAGCACCTGGAGCTGTTCGACACCCGCGACTGGGGCCTGGTCGTCTACGACGAGGTCCACCTGCTGCCCGCGCCGGTGTTCCGGATGACCGCGGACCTCCAGTCCCGGCGGCGGCTCGGGCTGACCGCCACGCTGGTGCGCGAGGACGGCCGCGAGGGCGACGTGTTCTCGCTGATCGGGCCGAAGCGCTACGACGTGCCGTGGCGCGACATCGAGGCGCAGGGCTGGATCGCGCCGGCCGAGTGCGTCGAGGTGCGGGTCACGCTGACCGACAACGAGCGCCTGCTCTACGCCACCGCCGAGCCCGAGGAGCGGTACAAGATCGCGGCCACCGCGGACACCAAGACCCCGGTGATCAAGTCCATTGTGGACCGCCACCGCGGCGAGCCGACGCTGATCATCGGCGCCTACCTCGACCAGCTGGAGCTGCTCGGCGCCGAACTGGACGCCCCGGTGATCCAGGGCGCGACCAGGAACAAGGAGCGCGAGGAGCTGTTCGACAAGTTCCGCCGCGGTGAGATCGACACGCTCGTGGTGTCCAAGGTGGCCAACTTCTCCATCGACCTGCCCGAGGCCTCGGTGGCGATCCAGATCTCCGGCACCTTCGGCTCGCGCCAGGAGGAGGCCCAGCGGCTCGGGCGACTTCTGCGGCCGAAAGCCGACGGCCGTCAGGCGCACTTCTACTCGGTGGTCGCGCGGGACACGGTGGACACCGAGTACGCCGCGCACCGGCAGCGCTTCCTCGCCGAACAGGGCTACGCCTACACCATCCGCGACGCCGACGACCTCCGCGAAGGGCGCTGA
- a CDS encoding DUF72 domain-containing protein, translated as MADIRIGTSGWRYGPWRGKFYPKGLPQRRELEYLSRRFNSAELNGSFYSLQKPERYRSWFAETPDDFVFAVKGGRFITHLKQLRDVHTPLANFFASGVLALEHKLGPFLWQLPPRLAFDAERLTEFFDELPRTTRKAANLAKDHDDKLKGEAHASAGKSRSLRHALEVRHPSFATKEAVDLLQEHEIGLVVADSAGIWPQLEDVTAEFVYVRLHGDEELYASGYTDQALKEWAKKIRAWHKRGLDVYVYFDNDMKVKAPGDAETLAEFLGVDLTSD; from the coding sequence GTGGCGGATATCAGGATCGGCACCTCGGGCTGGCGCTACGGACCGTGGCGCGGGAAGTTCTACCCGAAGGGCCTGCCCCAGCGGCGGGAACTGGAGTACCTCTCGCGGCGGTTCAACTCGGCCGAGCTGAACGGTTCGTTCTACTCGCTGCAGAAGCCGGAGCGGTACCGGAGCTGGTTCGCCGAGACCCCGGACGACTTCGTGTTCGCGGTCAAGGGCGGCCGGTTCATCACCCACCTGAAGCAGCTGCGTGACGTGCACACCCCGCTGGCGAACTTCTTCGCCAGCGGGGTGCTCGCGCTGGAGCACAAGCTCGGGCCGTTCCTCTGGCAGCTCCCGCCGCGCCTGGCGTTCGACGCCGAGCGGCTCACCGAGTTCTTCGACGAGTTGCCCCGCACCACGCGCAAGGCCGCCAACCTCGCCAAGGACCACGACGACAAGCTCAAGGGCGAGGCACATGCTTCTGCGGGCAAAAGCAGGTCGCTGCGGCACGCGCTCGAAGTCCGCCATCCGAGCTTCGCCACGAAGGAGGCCGTCGACCTGCTTCAGGAGCACGAGATCGGGCTGGTGGTCGCGGACAGCGCGGGCATCTGGCCGCAGCTGGAGGACGTGACCGCCGAGTTCGTCTACGTCCGCCTGCACGGCGACGAGGAGCTGTACGCGAGCGGCTACACCGACCAGGCGCTCAAGGAGTGGGCCAAGAAGATCCGCGCCTGGCACAAGCGGGGCCTCGACGTCTACGTCTACTTCGACAACGACATGAAGGTGAAGGCCCCGGGTGACGCCGAGACGCTCGCGGAGTTCCTCGGCGTCGATCTGACCAGTGACTAG
- a CDS encoding helix-turn-helix domain-containing protein, whose product MSHGRHFVRSVARAMAVLHAFSADRPELTLSQAAKATGLDRATVRRLLLTLAELGYVTRHDRVFRLAPRTMELGRAYLAGVSARAKPDHQS is encoded by the coding sequence ATGTCCCACGGCCGACATTTCGTCCGGTCCGTCGCCAGAGCCATGGCGGTGCTGCACGCGTTCAGCGCGGACAGACCCGAGCTGACGCTGAGCCAGGCGGCCAAGGCCACCGGGCTCGACCGGGCCACCGTGCGCAGGCTGTTGCTCACGCTGGCCGAACTCGGCTACGTGACCCGGCACGACCGCGTGTTCCGGCTGGCGCCGCGCACCATGGAGCTCGGCCGCGCGTACCTGGCCGGGGTGTCCGCGCGGGCGAAGCCGGATCACCAGTCGTAG
- a CDS encoding zinc-binding dehydrogenase, which yields MRAVVLTGPSRLEAVELDPPECGPHEVLLSMSALGLGDLDVAAFRGRRPVGPVPWLLGRQGVGEIAEIGERVKRPYRLGQQVVVEPDYCCRDCRACAAWFSSACAERVSIGLDRPGLLAEFVAVPAHFTWPAPRAVPLEDLVCAEPLAESVAAARRAAVQPRQRALLLGADTRGLFLCLVLRARGLEVIVREPITERLDLACSLGALPWSDGDDEFDVVFDNSGKRAALADGLDGLLPGGTVVLLTGAAAPLDNSALLRRQLIVRGSRGYDHPTDFPATVDALASGEFAPGKLARRRYSLQQANRAFEEAAVNVAKPWLSYDW from the coding sequence ATGAGGGCCGTCGTGCTGACCGGTCCCAGCCGGCTCGAGGCGGTCGAGCTGGACCCGCCGGAGTGCGGTCCGCACGAGGTGCTGCTGAGCATGAGCGCGCTCGGCCTCGGTGACCTGGACGTGGCCGCCTTCCGCGGGCGTCGTCCGGTCGGGCCGGTGCCGTGGTTGCTCGGGCGCCAGGGCGTCGGCGAGATCGCCGAGATCGGCGAGCGGGTGAAGCGGCCCTACCGGCTCGGGCAGCAGGTGGTGGTCGAACCCGACTACTGCTGCCGAGACTGCCGTGCCTGCGCCGCGTGGTTTTCCTCCGCCTGCGCCGAACGGGTGTCGATCGGGCTGGACCGGCCCGGGTTGCTCGCCGAGTTCGTCGCGGTCCCGGCGCACTTCACCTGGCCCGCCCCGCGCGCGGTCCCGCTGGAGGACCTGGTCTGCGCCGAACCCCTGGCCGAGTCGGTGGCCGCGGCGCGACGGGCCGCCGTGCAGCCGAGGCAGCGCGCGCTGCTGCTCGGCGCGGACACGCGCGGCCTGTTCCTGTGCCTGGTGCTGCGGGCGCGCGGGCTGGAGGTGATCGTGCGCGAGCCGATCACCGAACGGCTGGACCTGGCGTGCTCGCTGGGCGCGCTCCCGTGGTCCGACGGCGACGACGAGTTCGACGTGGTGTTCGACAACTCGGGCAAGCGGGCCGCGCTGGCCGACGGGCTCGACGGCCTGCTGCCCGGCGGCACGGTCGTGCTGCTGACCGGCGCCGCCGCCCCGCTGGACAACTCCGCCCTGCTCCGGCGGCAGCTGATCGTGCGCGGCTCACGCGGCTACGACCACCCCACCGACTTCCCGGCCACGGTGGACGCGCTGGCCAGCGGCGAGTTCGCCCCCGGCAAGCTGGCGCGACGGCGGTACTCGCTGCAGCAGGCGAACCGCGCCTTCGAGGAGGCCGCGGTCAACGTGGCCAAACCCTGGTTGTCCTACGACTGGTGA
- a CDS encoding BTAD domain-containing putative transcriptional regulator, producing the protein MNHMVANPGPALEFGVLGPVEVRAGGVPVPVGGSKPLIVLAGLLLRANRVVGVEELSWWLWDSDESRWSKGALQTYVLRVRRALGTHASIRTERGGYVLEVAPEALDLGRFRAGAERGRQAAERGELREAAAAFAEALAQWRGPALSNVDSDALLRDEVGQLDDERLGVREQWAEVMLGLGEHHAVVPRLIALARENPLRERLHEQLMLALHRSGRQADALAVFRSISTALSEELGLDPGPSLRRAHQAVLAGEHGSHTRQRGETLVPRQLPGDFAGFTGRRDALAKLRDLVRAESAPIASIEGMGGVGKTTLAVHFAHEVAEHYPGGQLYTDLRGYGPGTALEPLAALEMMLTAMGVPADDMPPGLAERSALWRTHTASRRVLVVLDNAGSTEQVRPLLPGTGCLVLVTSRSRLRSMAAVHGARRIPLEELPVADAVDLLAGIVGREAVRADPIAAREFVARCGRLPLAIRILAVRASQFPEVPVADFVADFDREQDKLDSFDLNDGDETDLRAVFARSYHALDEASARLLRLLGLPEEEQDFTAASAAALAGVGLRDARMALDRLSSAHLIAEPRPGRYQFHDLIREFAADLCRRTESSVAREQALARLLSWALDSTVEAARRLRPGRRYELIPHRGLVPHETFPDRTAALTWHDAEAGNLAALVRLANRIGAHEQAWQLAWVLQSYYLVRTRLHAWKAVFDVALASAEACGDRRGQAGILSGLGVLHGVAREEPEAIRYLERVLAIQREIGDREGEARVQYNLSMAYHNTEEVHRALEHGREAIRLARELGVSTLEADSLQAMADTNTYLGRHATALALVDAALDIWQRVGLADSQPFLVHSRGRALLGLGRREEGVACVLQSIEMFTARGELYEAGDVLAQLGTIYLHFGDREEARAYWLRAVHVLTESGHPFAEEVRAKLAGLVGTDMPTR; encoded by the coding sequence ATGAACCACATGGTGGCAAACCCGGGGCCGGCGCTCGAGTTCGGTGTGCTCGGGCCGGTCGAGGTGCGGGCGGGTGGCGTGCCGGTCCCGGTCGGCGGCAGCAAGCCGCTGATCGTGCTGGCCGGGCTGCTGCTGCGGGCGAACCGGGTGGTCGGTGTCGAGGAGCTGTCGTGGTGGCTGTGGGACAGCGACGAGTCGCGCTGGTCGAAGGGCGCGCTGCAGACCTACGTGCTGCGGGTGCGGCGCGCGCTCGGCACGCACGCCAGCATCCGCACCGAGCGCGGCGGGTACGTGCTGGAGGTGGCGCCGGAGGCGCTGGACCTCGGGCGGTTCCGCGCCGGCGCCGAACGCGGCAGGCAGGCCGCCGAACGCGGTGAGCTGCGCGAGGCCGCGGCCGCCTTCGCCGAGGCGCTGGCCCAGTGGCGTGGCCCCGCCTTGTCCAATGTGGACTCCGACGCGCTGCTCCGCGACGAGGTCGGCCAGCTCGACGACGAACGCCTCGGCGTGCGCGAGCAGTGGGCCGAGGTGATGCTCGGACTCGGCGAGCACCACGCCGTCGTGCCCAGGCTGATCGCGCTGGCCAGGGAGAACCCGCTGCGGGAACGCCTGCACGAGCAGCTCATGCTGGCCCTGCACCGGTCCGGGCGGCAGGCCGACGCGCTGGCCGTGTTCCGCTCGATCAGCACCGCGCTGAGCGAGGAACTCGGCCTCGATCCCGGTCCGTCGCTGCGGCGCGCGCACCAGGCGGTGCTCGCCGGAGAGCACGGTTCGCACACCCGCCAGCGCGGCGAAACCCTGGTGCCGCGCCAGCTGCCCGGTGACTTCGCCGGGTTCACCGGCCGCCGCGACGCGCTGGCCAAGCTGCGCGACCTGGTCCGCGCCGAGTCCGCGCCGATCGCCTCGATCGAGGGCATGGGCGGGGTCGGCAAGACCACGCTGGCCGTCCACTTCGCGCACGAGGTCGCCGAGCACTACCCGGGCGGCCAGCTCTACACCGACCTGCGTGGTTACGGCCCCGGCACGGCGCTCGAACCGCTGGCCGCGCTGGAGATGATGCTGACCGCGATGGGCGTGCCCGCCGACGACATGCCACCCGGGCTGGCCGAGCGCTCGGCGCTGTGGCGCACGCACACGGCGAGCCGTCGCGTGCTGGTGGTGCTGGACAACGCGGGCAGCACCGAGCAGGTGCGCCCGCTGCTGCCCGGCACCGGGTGCCTGGTGCTGGTGACCAGCCGGTCGCGGCTGCGGTCGATGGCCGCGGTGCACGGCGCCCGCCGGATCCCGCTGGAGGAACTGCCGGTGGCGGACGCGGTCGACCTGCTGGCGGGCATCGTCGGCCGGGAGGCGGTGCGGGCCGATCCGATCGCCGCCCGCGAGTTCGTCGCGCGGTGCGGCCGGTTGCCGCTGGCCATCCGGATCCTGGCGGTGCGGGCCTCGCAGTTCCCCGAGGTGCCGGTGGCCGATTTTGTCGCCGACTTCGACCGGGAACAGGACAAACTGGACTCGTTCGACCTCAACGACGGGGACGAGACCGATCTGCGCGCGGTGTTCGCCCGCTCGTACCACGCGCTGGACGAGGCTTCGGCGCGGTTGCTGCGGTTGCTCGGGTTGCCGGAGGAGGAGCAGGACTTCACCGCCGCGTCGGCCGCGGCGCTGGCCGGGGTCGGCCTGCGGGACGCGAGGATGGCGCTGGACCGGCTGTCCTCGGCGCACCTGATCGCCGAGCCGCGTCCCGGGCGGTACCAGTTCCACGACCTGATCCGCGAGTTCGCCGCGGACCTGTGCCGCCGCACGGAAAGCTCGGTGGCCCGAGAACAGGCGCTGGCCCGGTTGCTCTCGTGGGCGCTGGACAGCACCGTCGAAGCCGCGCGCCGCCTGCGGCCCGGTCGTCGCTACGAGCTGATCCCGCACCGGGGCCTGGTCCCGCACGAGACGTTCCCCGACCGCACGGCCGCGCTGACCTGGCACGACGCCGAGGCGGGCAATCTCGCCGCGCTGGTCAGGCTGGCCAACCGGATCGGCGCGCACGAGCAGGCGTGGCAGTTGGCCTGGGTGCTCCAGTCGTACTACCTGGTGCGAACCCGGTTGCACGCCTGGAAGGCGGTGTTCGACGTCGCACTGGCGTCCGCGGAGGCGTGCGGGGATCGACGTGGGCAGGCGGGCATCCTCAGCGGGCTCGGCGTGCTGCACGGGGTGGCGCGCGAGGAGCCCGAGGCCATCCGCTACCTGGAGCGCGTGCTCGCCATCCAGCGCGAGATCGGGGACCGCGAGGGGGAGGCCCGCGTCCAGTACAACCTGTCGATGGCGTACCACAACACCGAGGAGGTGCACCGCGCGCTGGAGCACGGGCGGGAGGCCATCCGGCTGGCGCGCGAGCTCGGTGTGTCCACTTTGGAGGCCGACAGCCTGCAGGCGATGGCCGACACGAACACCTACCTCGGCCGCCACGCCACCGCGCTCGCACTGGTCGACGCGGCGCTGGACATCTGGCAGCGGGTGGGGCTCGCCGACAGCCAGCCGTTCCTGGTGCACAGCCGGGGGCGCGCGCTGCTCGGGCTCGGGCGCCGGGAGGAGGGCGTGGCCTGCGTGCTCCAGTCGATCGAGATGTTCACCGCGCGCGGCGAGCTGTACGAAGCGGGGGACGTGCTGGCCCAGCTGGGCACCATCTACCTGCACTTCGGTGATCGGGAGGAGGCTCGCGCGTACTGGCTGCGCGCGGTGCACGTGCTGACCGAGAGCGGGCATCCGTTCGCCGAAGAGGTACGGGCCAAGCTCGCCGGGCTGGTCGGCACGGACATGCCCACGCGCTGA